One genomic segment of Elgaria multicarinata webbii isolate HBS135686 ecotype San Diego chromosome 9, rElgMul1.1.pri, whole genome shotgun sequence includes these proteins:
- the LOC134404089 gene encoding retinoic acid-induced protein 3-like, which yields MATHPRGCGNIDSDYYFLCNMDADWGIVLESLATAGVIVTAILMLVLLFLISKVQDNVKRSLIPVQFFFLLGTLGIFGLTFAFIIKLNDTTAPTRFFLFGVLFALCFACLLAHAFDLVRLVRGRRPLKGWLMLVIAISLTFVQVIIAVQYVAINRNEITGLTGGSGMDGKLRQDFVLLLIYVLFLMALLFVVSMFVFSGSYKSWKRHGVHIWLTALLSICIWVVWISMLMRGNEALDKKPEWDDPVISIALVVNGWVFLVLYAVPELCFITVPSKPGDYPVENHLCQPKVMKKTFGVENQAYAQEDNIQDEIKGHVPYSTHFQLKNLEPQQDFSIPRPQTRPSPYQGYSGGKGVK from the exons ATGGCAACCCATCCGCGTGGCTGTGGCAACATAGATAGTGACTATTATTTCCTCTGTAACATGGACGCTGATTGGGGCATTGTTTTGGAATCCCTGGCCACCGCTGGCGTTATCGTCACAGCCATCCTCATGCTGGTGCTCCTTTTCCTGATCAGCAAAGTTCAAGACAACGTGAAACGAAGTCTGATCCCAGTCCAGTTCTTCTTCCTTCTGGGCACTCTAGGAATCTTTGGCCTCACCTTTGCCTTCATCATCAAGCTCAATGACACAACTGCCCCCACCCGCTTCTTCCTTTTTGGGGTCCTCTTTGCCCTCTGCTTTGCCTGTCTCCTTGCCCATGCCTTTGACCTCGTCAGGCTGGTGAGAGGAAGACGCCCGTTGAAAGGATGGCTGATGCTGGTTATCGCCATCAGCCTGACCTTTGTGCAAGTGATTATAGCTGTACAGTACGTAGCCATCAATAGGAATGAAATAACGGGCCTGACAGGGGGTTCCGGAATGGATGGAAAACTACGTCAGGACTTTGTATTACTCCTTATCTATGTGCTTTTCCTgatggccctcctctttgtggttTCCATGTTTGTTTTCTCTGGGTCTTACAAAAGTTGGAAGAGACATGGTGTCCACATCTGGCTCACTGCCTTGCTCTCCATCTGCATCTGGGTGGTGTGGATCAGTATGTTGATGAGAGGCAACGAAGCTTTAGACAAAAAGCCAGAGTGGGATGATCCTGTTATCAGTATTGCTCTGGTAGTGAATGGATGGGTCTTCCTGGTTCTGTATGCAGTGCCTGAACTCTGTTTCATCACCGTTCCCTCAAAGCCTGGAGACTATCCTGTCGAGAATCACCTCTGCCAGCCGAAAGTCATGAAAAAAACCTTTGGAGTAGAGAATCAAGCCTATGCTCAGGAGGACAACATACAAG ATGAAATTAAGGGGCATGTTCCTTATTCAACTCATTTCCAGCTGAAG aACCTTGAACCCCAACAGGACTTCTCCATCCCACGGCCTCAAACCCGGCCCAGCCCATACCAAGGCTATTCTGGCGGGAAAGGTGTCAAGTAG